A single genomic interval of Amycolatopsis albispora harbors:
- a CDS encoding helix-turn-helix domain-containing protein: MTQSDLASAVNQSQSWISRVESGQVGIDADSAKRLDDVLGTSGTLVAALLKQQEDPSPIVVPGRDTWAFSDLLRKIHKTNVGSETIDQLHVITEQLCCEYVSRSAEDLRFDAHKQLEYVQELLAGPTSLSEHRELLVIAGWLSLLIGCVNYDLGLARDAEAARAAAYQLGKEAGHGEIMAWAFEMSAWFALTQGRLKSIADYSRAGLEAASNASVAIQLIGQAAKAQARMGDKSAVRRELDKGAHLLERHERPLRPENHFVVDPLKWDFYEMDCYRMVGEDERAAEHAHEVIRLSERPDGTDRSPMRASEARLTLATTSLRAGDLDGAVEWAQKAFSADRQSVRSLSLIAEELYQETQAKYRTDPAATALREVIAAFYANVNGRV; encoded by the coding sequence ATGACTCAGAGTGACCTTGCGTCGGCCGTCAATCAAAGTCAGAGCTGGATCAGCCGCGTCGAGTCGGGTCAGGTGGGCATCGACGCCGACAGCGCCAAGCGCCTCGATGACGTCCTGGGCACCTCTGGCACCCTCGTTGCCGCCCTGCTCAAGCAGCAGGAGGACCCATCGCCGATCGTTGTACCAGGGCGGGACACCTGGGCCTTCAGTGACCTTCTACGCAAGATACACAAAACGAACGTAGGGTCTGAAACGATCGATCAACTCCACGTCATCACCGAGCAACTTTGTTGCGAGTACGTATCGCGGTCCGCTGAAGATTTGCGCTTCGATGCCCACAAGCAGCTCGAATATGTTCAAGAGTTGCTGGCTGGTCCCACTTCACTTTCCGAGCACAGAGAATTGCTTGTCATTGCCGGATGGCTATCCTTGTTAATAGGTTGCGTCAATTATGACCTTGGCTTAGCGAGGGACGCAGAAGCCGCCCGCGCGGCGGCTTATCAATTAGGAAAGGAAGCAGGCCATGGTGAAATCATGGCCTGGGCTTTCGAAATGAGCGCCTGGTTCGCGCTCACGCAAGGGCGCCTTAAGTCTATCGCGGACTATTCCAGGGCCGGGCTTGAGGCGGCATCGAACGCCTCAGTGGCAATTCAACTGATTGGGCAAGCGGCCAAAGCGCAGGCGCGAATGGGGGATAAGAGCGCGGTTAGGCGCGAACTGGACAAGGGTGCTCACCTGCTGGAACGGCATGAACGCCCGCTCCGTCCGGAGAACCATTTTGTGGTGGATCCGTTGAAATGGGACTTTTATGAGATGGACTGCTACCGGATGGTCGGCGAGGACGAGCGCGCGGCGGAGCATGCCCATGAGGTGATCCGGCTGTCCGAGCGCCCGGACGGCACGGATCGAAGCCCGATGCGCGCAAGTGAAGCGCGCCTGACCCTGGCTACAACTTCGCTGCGCGCGGGCGACCTGGACGGGGCCGTAGAGTGGGCGCAGAAAGCGTTCAGTGCCGACCGGCAATCAGTACGTAGCCTGTCGCTGATAGCCGAAGAGCTGTACCAAGAGACCCAGGCCAAATATCGCACGGACCCGGCTGCCACGGCTTTGAGGGAAGTTATCGCGGCGTTCTACGCGAACGTAAACGGCCGGGTATAG
- a CDS encoding zinc-binding dehydrogenase, which yields MLRVEEVPAPVAGPGQVVVGVAVADTLFLETQLRSGWGTEYFGLTPPYVPGTGVAGRVLSTGEGVDSGWAGKEVVAGIDGGGYAEQAVAPAEALVEIPAGLDVQTAAGLLQTGPAALSLLDAAKLQPSDRVLVTAAAGGLGSLLVQLAKAVGAHVTAAARGTEKLKLAAELGSDTVVDYSTENWADGIETDVVFDGVGGEIGQAAFGTVTRRFFGYGVPSGGFTEVDPAEAERRGIEVTGIEQVQFNREEMRALVERTLAEAAAGRVKPVIGRTFPLARAAEAHATMENRTVLGKTLLLV from the coding sequence ATGCTTCGAGTGGAGGAGGTCCCGGCCCCGGTTGCGGGGCCGGGACAGGTGGTGGTCGGCGTTGCCGTCGCGGACACCCTGTTCCTCGAGACCCAGCTGCGCAGCGGCTGGGGTACCGAGTACTTCGGCCTGACCCCGCCCTACGTGCCGGGGACCGGGGTGGCCGGGCGCGTGCTGTCGACCGGCGAAGGCGTCGATTCGGGCTGGGCGGGTAAGGAAGTGGTCGCCGGGATCGACGGCGGCGGATACGCGGAACAGGCCGTCGCCCCGGCCGAAGCCCTGGTCGAGATCCCCGCCGGGCTCGACGTGCAGACAGCCGCGGGCCTGCTCCAGACCGGCCCGGCCGCGCTGAGCCTGCTCGACGCGGCGAAGCTCCAGCCCAGCGACCGGGTGCTGGTCACCGCGGCGGCCGGTGGGCTCGGCTCCCTGCTGGTGCAGTTGGCGAAGGCAGTCGGTGCGCACGTGACCGCCGCCGCCAGGGGAACCGAAAAGCTGAAGCTGGCCGCGGAACTCGGCTCGGACACCGTGGTCGACTACAGCACCGAGAACTGGGCGGACGGCATCGAAACCGACGTGGTCTTCGACGGTGTCGGCGGTGAAATCGGGCAGGCCGCCTTCGGCACGGTCACCCGCCGGTTCTTCGGTTACGGCGTGCCGAGCGGGGGCTTCACCGAGGTCGATCCCGCCGAAGCCGAGCGCCGCGGGATCGAGGTCACCGGAATCGAGCAGGTCCAGTTCAACCGCGAGGAAATGCGCGCACTGGTCGAGCGGACACTGGCCGAAGCCGCGGCGGGCCGGGTGAAACCCGTTATCGGGCGGACCTTTCCGCTCGCGCGCGCGGCCGAAGCACACGCCACAATGGAGAACCGAACGGTGCTCGGCAAAACCCTACTGCTCGTCTGA
- a CDS encoding NADP-dependent oxidoreductase, protein MAQAIRYAEYGGPEVLELEEIALPEPGPGQVRIAVRAAGMNPIDWKIRSGAFTPGQQLAKPRGTGVEAAGVVEAVGPDVDTVAPGDEVFGNVGSGAVATHVLAEATALVHKPDWLSFEEAAALPVAAETSVRALRYLDVQSGQTLLVHAAAGAVGLVASQLAIARGLTVVGTASQARHEFLRELGVRPVTYGEGWADRVREAAPDGVDVVLDASGRGVLAESVKLTGDPAKVVTIADGGAAEHGVHFTGGGQDTVPAAEVFTEVLPLLRAGRLRLPIAKTFPLAQAADAHRLSEDGHVLGKIVFRVA, encoded by the coding sequence ATGGCACAGGCAATCCGGTACGCCGAATACGGCGGGCCCGAAGTACTCGAGCTCGAAGAAATCGCGCTGCCCGAACCCGGGCCCGGCCAGGTCCGGATCGCGGTCCGCGCCGCCGGGATGAACCCGATCGACTGGAAGATCCGCAGCGGCGCGTTCACCCCCGGCCAGCAGCTGGCGAAGCCGCGGGGCACCGGTGTCGAGGCGGCCGGGGTGGTCGAAGCGGTGGGACCGGACGTGGACACGGTCGCGCCCGGCGACGAGGTGTTCGGCAACGTCGGCTCCGGCGCGGTCGCCACGCACGTGCTCGCCGAGGCCACCGCGCTGGTGCACAAGCCGGACTGGCTGAGTTTCGAAGAGGCCGCCGCACTGCCGGTGGCCGCCGAGACCAGCGTGCGCGCGCTGCGGTACCTGGATGTCCAATCAGGACAGACGTTGCTGGTGCACGCGGCGGCGGGCGCGGTCGGCCTGGTCGCGAGCCAGCTGGCGATCGCGCGCGGGCTGACCGTGGTCGGCACGGCCAGCCAGGCGCGGCACGAGTTCCTGCGTGAGCTGGGCGTGCGCCCGGTGACCTACGGCGAGGGATGGGCGGACCGCGTGCGCGAGGCCGCGCCGGACGGCGTCGACGTGGTACTCGACGCCTCCGGCCGCGGGGTGCTGGCGGAGTCGGTCAAGCTGACCGGCGACCCGGCGAAGGTGGTGACCATCGCCGACGGCGGCGCCGCCGAGCACGGGGTCCACTTCACCGGCGGCGGCCAGGACACCGTGCCCGCGGCGGAGGTGTTCACCGAGGTGCTGCCGCTGCTGCGGGCCGGGCGGCTGCGCCTGCCGATCGCGAAGACCTTCCCGCTGGCACAGGCCGCCGACGCGCACCGCCTCAGCGAAGACGGCCATGTGCTCGGAAAGATCGTCTTCCGCGTGGCCTAG
- a CDS encoding YciI family protein, with the protein MRFMVLLKSDENEVETGRAPTEAEMTEMAKFNEELVGAGVLLSGEGLAPSREGAKVKLSKDGATVTDGPFTEAKELIAGFWILDVPSLEDAISWVKRIPGPEQEVEIRRVLEAEDFGEAFTPELQEKEAKMRAAVAEQRGD; encoded by the coding sequence ATGAGATTCATGGTCCTGCTCAAGTCCGACGAGAACGAGGTGGAGACCGGCCGCGCGCCCACCGAAGCCGAGATGACCGAGATGGCGAAGTTCAACGAGGAACTCGTCGGCGCCGGCGTGCTGCTCAGCGGCGAGGGGCTCGCGCCCAGCCGTGAGGGGGCCAAGGTCAAGCTCAGCAAGGACGGCGCCACCGTCACCGACGGGCCGTTCACCGAGGCCAAGGAGCTGATCGCGGGCTTCTGGATCCTCGACGTGCCGTCGCTCGAAGACGCGATCAGCTGGGTCAAGCGCATCCCCGGCCCCGAGCAGGAGGTCGAGATCCGGCGGGTGCTCGAGGCCGAGGACTTCGGCGAGGCCTTCACCCCGGAACTGCAGGAGAAGGAAGCCAAGATGCGCGCGGCGGTCGCCGAACAACGCGGCGACTAG
- a CDS encoding alpha/beta fold hydrolase, translating to MRERLTRSGDVELWTQAIGDAGSPALLLNAGDCQSSMDWPEPLVHRLAEAGHLVIRYDYRDTGRSTHRDFAAAPYNFDDLARDAVAVLDGWEVDRAHALGFGMGSAVTQLLALDHRDRLTAMTLLGSCAMDVDFFGNWERALTGEPTLDGLPTPKRWFIELAFNPSDISEIDFYRRLSGDELPFDETELRQRLARARAHAVAEEPVEEHPHGSIRQDWTTRAGDLAGITTPALVIEAPLDPIHPPPHARHLAEVLPDARLVTIPGMGHYLGTAIHQPLTDAVTAHTLANQEARR from the coding sequence ATGCGCGAAAGACTCACCCGATCCGGCGACGTCGAACTGTGGACCCAGGCGATCGGCGACGCGGGGTCACCGGCCCTGCTACTGAACGCCGGCGACTGCCAATCCTCGATGGACTGGCCGGAACCGCTGGTGCACCGCCTCGCCGAGGCCGGGCACCTGGTCATCCGCTACGACTACCGCGACACCGGGCGGTCCACCCACCGCGACTTCGCGGCCGCCCCCTACAACTTCGACGACCTGGCACGCGACGCGGTCGCCGTGCTCGACGGCTGGGAGGTCGATCGCGCGCACGCGCTCGGCTTCGGCATGGGCTCGGCGGTCACCCAGCTGCTGGCTCTCGACCACCGCGACCGGCTGACCGCGATGACCCTGCTCGGCAGCTGCGCGATGGACGTGGACTTCTTCGGCAACTGGGAGCGGGCGCTCACCGGCGAACCCACGCTCGACGGCCTGCCGACGCCGAAGCGATGGTTCATCGAACTGGCCTTCAACCCCAGCGATATTTCGGAGATCGACTTCTACCGGCGGCTTTCCGGCGACGAGCTGCCGTTCGACGAAACCGAGCTGCGGCAGCGGCTCGCCCGCGCGCGGGCACACGCGGTGGCCGAGGAACCCGTCGAGGAGCACCCGCACGGCTCGATCCGGCAGGACTGGACCACGCGGGCGGGCGATCTGGCGGGCATCACCACGCCCGCGCTGGTCATCGAGGCCCCGCTCGACCCGATCCACCCGCCGCCGCACGCCCGTCACCTCGCCGAGGTGCTGCCGGACGCGCGGCTGGTCACGATCCCGGGCATGGGCCACTACCTGGGCACGGCCATCCACCAGCCACTGACCGACGCGGTCACCGCCCACACGCTGGCCAACCAGGAGGCGCGACGGTGA
- a CDS encoding NF041680 family putative transposase has translation MHHARDAGASGELSVFRQEFYRCLTRRADALFELADAVLCADGPVRSVAELSLAGEHRRGHGSGYAALARGRVEVNRLRTALTSVSLPRAADGRLVLAVDVTCWLRPEAHTCPQRVLCHTYGRGKDQHMMVPGWPYSVVVALEAGRSSWTAPLDAVRLAPGDNAASVTARQIRGVVDRLTAAGHWRPGDPHILLVADAGYDGPRLAHVLADLPITVLVRMRTDRVLHRPVPPQPPGTMGRPRRHGDEFAFGDPNTWGEPDVVTDTTTRLYGPALIRAWDRLHPRLTHRIAWAGHNGALPIIEGTVIRLQVQRLPSGAIPKPVWLWHSGTGLDQAEVDLAWQAFLRRFDIEHTFRMLKQTLGWTTPKLRSPEAADRWTWLLITAYTQLRLTRDLTADLRRPWEKPRPAQRLTPARVRRGFRNLRPQLTCPAGVPKPSRPGPGRSAGTPNHRPAPRHDVHTVTSTNTRKPKHSKNTKTSTPRPRRTG, from the coding sequence GTGCATCACGCCCGTGACGCCGGTGCGTCCGGGGAGCTGTCGGTGTTCCGGCAGGAGTTCTACCGGTGCCTGACCCGGCGGGCGGACGCGTTGTTCGAGTTGGCCGACGCGGTGTTGTGCGCTGACGGGCCGGTGCGGTCGGTCGCGGAGTTATCGCTGGCCGGTGAGCATCGCCGTGGTCATGGCAGTGGCTATGCCGCGCTGGCGCGGGGTCGTGTCGAGGTCAACCGGCTGCGGACCGCGCTGACCAGCGTGTCGCTGCCGCGTGCCGCGGACGGGCGGCTGGTGCTGGCGGTGGATGTGACCTGCTGGCTGCGCCCGGAGGCGCACACGTGTCCGCAGCGGGTCCTGTGTCACACCTACGGCCGCGGCAAGGACCAGCACATGATGGTGCCCGGCTGGCCTTACTCCGTCGTCGTCGCGCTGGAAGCGGGACGGAGTTCGTGGACCGCGCCGCTGGACGCGGTCCGGCTCGCGCCCGGCGACAACGCCGCGAGCGTGACCGCCCGGCAGATCCGGGGCGTGGTGGACCGCTTGACCGCAGCCGGGCACTGGCGGCCGGGAGACCCGCACATCCTGCTGGTCGCCGACGCCGGCTACGACGGTCCCCGCCTGGCCCATGTGCTGGCCGATCTTCCGATCACCGTGCTGGTGCGGATGCGCACCGATCGGGTGCTGCATCGCCCGGTCCCGCCGCAGCCGCCCGGCACGATGGGCAGGCCCCGCCGCCACGGTGACGAGTTCGCTTTCGGCGACCCGAACACCTGGGGCGAGCCTGATGTCGTCACCGACACCACGACCCGGCTCTATGGTCCCGCGCTGATCCGGGCCTGGGATCGGCTGCATCCACGGCTGACCCACCGCATCGCCTGGGCCGGCCACAACGGCGCCCTGCCGATCATCGAGGGCACCGTGATCCGGTTGCAGGTCCAGCGTCTGCCCTCCGGGGCGATCCCGAAACCTGTGTGGCTCTGGCACTCGGGCACCGGCCTGGACCAGGCCGAGGTCGATCTGGCCTGGCAGGCGTTCCTGCGCCGCTTCGACATCGAGCACACCTTCCGCATGCTCAAGCAAACCCTCGGCTGGACCACCCCGAAACTCCGCTCACCCGAGGCCGCCGACCGCTGGACCTGGCTGCTGATCACCGCCTACACCCAACTCCGCCTCACCCGCGACCTCACCGCCGACCTGCGCCGCCCCTGGGAGAAACCCCGACCAGCCCAGCGGCTCACCCCGGCCAGAGTCCGCCGAGGGTTTCGGAACCTGCGCCCACAACTCACCTGTCCCGCCGGTGTCCCGAAACCCTCACGGCCCGGCCCCGGACGCTCCGCCGGAACACCCAATCACCGACCCGCACCACGCCACGACGTCCACACCGTCACCAGCACGAACACCCGAAAACCCAAGCACAGCAAGAACACCAAAACGAGCACACCTCGACCACGACGAACAGGTTAA
- a CDS encoding HPr family phosphocarrier protein, with translation MLSTRVTIGSSVGLHARPARLLAEAAGKQAASVRIGRSEDALVDAASILAVMSLGVGGGEDVVLVVEGEGAEETLRELSELLAQDLDAVVPA, from the coding sequence GTGCTCAGCACACGAGTCACCATCGGATCCTCGGTCGGCCTGCACGCCCGCCCGGCTCGCCTGCTCGCCGAAGCCGCCGGCAAGCAGGCCGCCTCCGTCCGGATCGGCCGCTCGGAAGACGCGCTGGTCGACGCCGCCAGCATTCTCGCGGTGATGTCGCTCGGCGTCGGCGGTGGTGAGGACGTGGTGCTGGTGGTCGAGGGCGAAGGCGCGGAGGAGACGCTGCGCGAGCTTTCCGAGCTGCTGGCGCAGGACCTCGACGCCGTGGTGCCCGCCTGA
- a CDS encoding VOC family protein yields MEKTIPLLPCVSITETLDFYCSLGFEITYRQKAPNVYAVVAFDEIELHFYVLKGLVPQDNFSTCYVLTDRVDVLYERFTGGLRAALGKLPSRGLPRVNPLKNLRSGNRQFIVIDPSGNYVRIGQPFAEQTNGLAKGSPGGPKLGRALETATMFADSHDDPEAAVRVLDRALALDEEVPAALRFRALVLRADLAVRLGADDDARRLLSEVDGFGPVADGDVTDERQRVEDLRLQLTTQ; encoded by the coding sequence GTGGAGAAGACCATTCCGCTCCTGCCCTGCGTGTCGATCACCGAGACGCTGGACTTCTACTGCTCGCTCGGCTTCGAGATCACCTACCGGCAGAAGGCGCCGAACGTCTACGCGGTGGTGGCGTTCGACGAGATCGAGTTGCACTTCTACGTGCTGAAAGGCTTGGTGCCGCAGGACAACTTCAGCACCTGCTACGTGCTCACCGACCGGGTGGACGTGCTGTACGAGCGGTTCACCGGCGGGCTGCGGGCGGCGCTGGGGAAGCTGCCTTCGCGTGGCCTGCCGCGGGTGAACCCGCTGAAGAACCTGCGTTCGGGCAATCGTCAGTTCATCGTGATCGATCCGTCCGGCAACTACGTGCGCATCGGGCAGCCGTTCGCCGAGCAGACCAACGGGCTCGCGAAGGGGTCGCCCGGCGGGCCGAAGCTGGGCCGGGCGCTGGAGACCGCGACCATGTTCGCCGATTCGCACGACGATCCGGAAGCGGCGGTTCGGGTGCTCGACCGCGCGCTGGCGCTCGACGAGGAAGTGCCCGCGGCGCTGCGGTTCCGCGCGCTGGTGCTGCGTGCCGACCTGGCCGTGCGGCTGGGCGCGGACGACGACGCGCGGCGTCTGCTGTCCGAAGTGGACGGTTTCGGGCCGGTGGCCGACGGTGACGTGACCGACGAGCGGCAGCGCGTCGAGGACCTGCGGTTGCAGCTCACGACCCAGTGA
- a CDS encoding GlxA family transcriptional regulator codes for MTTVAFLLVPKLHLLDLAGPAQVFSTAGDLGLGYRLRYLAEQPEVPTAQGVPLRAEVDWPELTRDDILLVPGWRAPRLKHTGPISDATLARIRAHHESGGLVASVCAGADALGRAGLLDGRRCTTHHGLQDELARRYPLATVVRDVLYVTDGRVVTSAGIASGIDLSLHLIAVRHGPGAAARIAREMVVYSRRNGEEPQASAMLRHRDHLNDAVHHIQDLIDERFAERLRLADLARSAGCSERTVTRLFGRVTGLTPLRYQQVLRLERAEHLIGQGMTVERAARSVGFEDARMLRRLRSRA; via the coding sequence GTGACCACCGTCGCCTTCCTGCTGGTGCCGAAGCTGCACCTGCTCGACCTCGCCGGCCCGGCGCAGGTGTTCTCCACCGCCGGGGACCTCGGCCTGGGCTACCGCCTCCGCTACCTCGCCGAACAGCCGGAAGTGCCGACGGCACAAGGGGTTCCGCTGCGCGCGGAGGTGGACTGGCCGGAGCTGACCCGGGACGACATCCTGCTCGTCCCTGGCTGGCGCGCACCGCGGTTGAAGCACACCGGGCCGATCTCGGACGCGACGCTCGCCCGGATCCGCGCCCACCACGAGTCCGGCGGCCTGGTGGCGAGCGTGTGCGCGGGCGCCGACGCACTCGGCCGCGCCGGGCTCCTCGACGGCCGTCGCTGCACCACCCACCACGGCCTGCAGGACGAGCTGGCCCGCCGGTATCCGCTGGCCACCGTGGTCCGCGACGTGCTGTACGTGACCGACGGCCGGGTGGTCACCTCGGCCGGGATCGCCAGCGGCATCGACCTCTCCCTGCACCTGATCGCGGTGCGTCACGGACCCGGCGCCGCCGCGCGGATCGCGCGCGAAATGGTCGTCTACTCCCGGCGCAACGGTGAGGAACCGCAGGCCAGCGCGATGTTGCGGCATCGCGACCACCTGAACGACGCCGTTCACCACATCCAGGACCTGATCGACGAGCGCTTCGCCGAGCGGCTGCGGCTCGCCGATCTCGCGCGGTCGGCCGGGTGCAGCGAGCGAACGGTCACGCGGTTGTTCGGCCGGGTCACCGGGCTGACCCCGTTGCGCTACCAGCAGGTCCTGCGCCTCGAGCGCGCGGAACACCTGATCGGCCAGGGCATGACCGTGGAGCGTGCGGCCAGGTCGGTCGGCTTCGAGGACGCCCGCATGCTGCGGCGCCTGCGGTCGCGGGCCTGA
- a CDS encoding cysteine hydrolase family protein, translated as MSSALLVIDVQESFRQRDNWRHVSNPDIVERVNRLVAAARAGGDLVVWVLHNEPGTGGVFDPASGFVRLMDGLDPAPGEPVVHKTAHNAFTTTNLQQLLTAHGIREVVVSGIRTEQCCETTARVASDLGYQVTFVTEATATTPLPHWEAPADRTADEVLADPRTLQTDEIIARTEYALAGRFATIRSIGEVAGTLTGS; from the coding sequence ATGAGCAGCGCGCTTCTGGTGATCGACGTCCAGGAATCCTTCCGGCAGCGGGACAACTGGCGGCACGTCTCGAACCCGGACATCGTCGAGCGGGTGAACCGGCTGGTCGCCGCCGCCCGCGCCGGTGGTGACCTGGTGGTCTGGGTGCTGCACAACGAGCCGGGCACGGGCGGGGTGTTCGACCCGGCGAGCGGGTTCGTCCGGCTGATGGACGGCCTCGACCCGGCGCCCGGTGAGCCGGTGGTGCACAAAACCGCGCACAACGCCTTCACCACCACCAATCTCCAGCAACTGCTGACCGCGCACGGCATTCGCGAGGTGGTGGTCAGCGGGATCCGGACCGAGCAGTGCTGCGAGACCACCGCACGCGTCGCCTCCGACCTCGGCTACCAGGTCACCTTTGTCACCGAGGCGACCGCGACCACGCCGCTGCCGCACTGGGAGGCGCCCGCCGACCGCACCGCGGACGAGGTGCTCGCCGACCCGCGCACGCTCCAGACCGACGAGATCATCGCGCGGACCGAGTACGCGCTGGCTGGCCGGTTCGCCACCATCCGGAGCATCGGCGAAGTGGCCGGTACGCTGACCGGATCGTGA
- a CDS encoding TetR/AcrR family transcriptional regulator yields MDTRDRLIESTRELLWERGYVGTSPKAIQQHAGAGQGSMYHHFAGKPELALAAVERTAEALRTQADAELSGPGKASERIAAYLHREREILRGCQIGRLTQDPEVMGSPELRRPVEETFDWLRNRLAEVITEGQADGEFTGLDPAATAATVVATLQGGYVLARASGASEGFERAVEGVLNLLVRRP; encoded by the coding sequence ATGGACACGCGCGACAGGTTGATCGAGAGCACGCGCGAACTGCTGTGGGAACGCGGGTACGTCGGCACCAGCCCGAAGGCCATCCAGCAGCACGCGGGCGCCGGGCAGGGCAGCATGTACCACCACTTCGCGGGCAAGCCCGAACTCGCGCTGGCCGCGGTCGAACGCACCGCCGAAGCCCTGCGCACCCAGGCCGACGCCGAACTTTCCGGGCCTGGCAAGGCATCCGAACGCATCGCCGCATACCTGCACCGCGAGCGCGAGATCCTGCGCGGCTGCCAGATCGGCAGGCTCACCCAGGATCCCGAGGTGATGGGCAGCCCCGAACTGCGCCGCCCGGTCGAGGAAACCTTCGACTGGCTGCGGAACCGGCTCGCCGAGGTGATCACCGAAGGGCAGGCGGACGGCGAGTTCACCGGGCTGGACCCCGCCGCCACCGCCGCCACCGTGGTCGCCACGCTGCAGGGCGGTTACGTGCTGGCACGGGCTTCCGGCGCGTCCGAAGGCTTCGAACGCGCCGTCGAAGGCGTGCTGAACTTGCTCGTCAGGAGGCCGTGA
- a CDS encoding DUF4865 family protein, whose amino-acid sequence MQAMQYEITLPADYDMGIIRHRVATRGHALDTFDGLGFKAYCVREREVHGVNQYAPFYWWDSGESMNRFLWSDGFRGLCDSFGRPPIAHWLGVEVRRGPAPTATAATRTTESIMDGEAPADAVARAREVAVGDSVYATVLAVDLRRWELTRFTLHNGESADEGVRYRVLHLSDPGQRGA is encoded by the coding sequence ATGCAGGCAATGCAGTACGAGATCACGCTGCCCGCCGACTACGACATGGGCATCATCCGGCATCGCGTGGCCACCCGCGGCCACGCGCTCGACACCTTCGACGGCCTCGGCTTCAAGGCGTATTGCGTGCGCGAGCGCGAGGTGCACGGGGTCAACCAGTACGCGCCGTTCTACTGGTGGGATTCGGGCGAGTCGATGAACCGGTTCCTGTGGAGCGACGGTTTCCGCGGCCTCTGCGACAGCTTCGGCAGGCCGCCGATCGCGCACTGGCTCGGCGTCGAGGTCCGGCGCGGCCCGGCGCCCACGGCGACGGCCGCCACCAGGACCACCGAGTCCATTATGGACGGCGAGGCCCCGGCGGACGCGGTCGCCCGCGCCCGCGAGGTGGCCGTCGGCGATTCCGTGTACGCCACCGTGCTCGCCGTCGATCTGCGTCGCTGGGAGCTGACGCGGTTCACCCTGCACAACGGCGAATCGGCTGATGAGGGCGTCCGCTACCGCGTGCTACACCTGTCCGATCCGGGTCAGCGCGGGGCGTAG
- a CDS encoding ABC transporter substrate-binding protein: MLKRSFALVALVVLTLAGCSSGPEPAAGGNAAFSVTLQHAFGETTFTKRPERVVALGYNDLAVATAMGLNVVGAVKGYDPGVPQAPYLAKQHGPEVLALDMNGISFEKVAAYRPDVILAVSMVTLDAPGYEKLSQIAPTLPFESTLYGGSMQEDALRIGRAVGDEAGARRLVDQAAAEIAELKADLPGLAGRSYLFGQARGEVIPLVVGKDNQSTKFMSSLGLKVPDAFANVPTSADLAPGTIGLSYEQAEQLDSADALFMTYPSAVDKTTFEGNSLVQRLKVITEGRYQGVSSDAAQMLQAPNVAGVKWLLDQLRPALTRIGQV, translated from the coding sequence GTGCTCAAAAGATCGTTTGCGCTGGTCGCGTTGGTGGTGCTGACGCTCGCGGGTTGCTCGTCCGGCCCGGAACCCGCGGCTGGCGGGAACGCCGCGTTCTCGGTGACGCTGCAACACGCCTTCGGCGAGACGACCTTCACCAAGCGGCCGGAGCGCGTGGTGGCGCTCGGTTACAACGACCTCGCCGTCGCCACCGCGATGGGCCTCAACGTCGTCGGCGCGGTCAAGGGTTACGACCCCGGCGTGCCGCAGGCGCCGTACCTGGCGAAGCAGCACGGGCCGGAGGTGCTGGCGCTGGACATGAACGGCATCAGCTTCGAGAAGGTCGCCGCCTACCGGCCGGACGTCATCCTCGCCGTTTCGATGGTCACCCTCGACGCGCCGGGATACGAAAAGCTCAGCCAGATCGCGCCGACGCTGCCGTTCGAGTCCACTTTGTACGGTGGGTCGATGCAGGAGGACGCGCTGCGGATCGGCCGGGCCGTCGGTGACGAGGCCGGTGCGCGGCGGCTGGTCGACCAGGCCGCCGCGGAGATCGCCGAGCTCAAGGCGGACCTGCCGGGCCTGGCGGGCAGGTCGTACCTGTTCGGGCAGGCCCGCGGTGAGGTGATTCCGCTGGTGGTCGGCAAGGACAACCAGTCGACGAAGTTCATGAGCTCGCTCGGGCTCAAGGTCCCGGACGCCTTCGCGAACGTGCCAACCAGCGCCGATCTCGCGCCCGGCACCATCGGGCTGTCCTACGAACAGGCCGAACAACTCGACAGCGCGGACGCGTTGTTCATGACCTATCCGAGCGCGGTCGACAAAACGACCTTCGAGGGCAATTCGCTGGTGCAGCGGCTCAAGGTGATCACCGAAGGGCGGTACCAGGGCGTCAGCTCGGATGCCGCGCAGATGTTGCAGGCGCCGAACGTGGCCGGCGTGAAGTGGCTGCTCGACCAGCTACGCCCCGCGCTGACCCGGATCGGACAGGTGTAG